One segment of Trachemys scripta elegans isolate TJP31775 chromosome 1, CAS_Tse_1.0, whole genome shotgun sequence DNA contains the following:
- the LOC117887934 gene encoding T-cell receptor-associated transmembrane adapter 1, which translates to MEFECHFSIWGLLAFMTMGLIVSLVINISYCIANKQKGYTYRDYQEYNPSYEDDYTEECPVYGNLNQEILDECCYEQMKAHPRRNANEVKVDAEGQMCYASLDHSIKEKHRKPRKKKAPPLEVNEEEMPSKNSTLASQTSIYLNSDQLAAENKPTEEAIHDDPIRLFGLIHAT; encoded by the exons ATGGAGTTTGAATGCCACTTTTCAATCTGGGGACTTCTAGCCTTTATGACTATGGGTCTGATTGTTTCATTGGTCATAAATATTTCATACTGCATAGCAAACAAGCAAAAAG gtTACACATACAGAGACTATCAAGAATATAATCCAAG CTATGAAGATGATTATACTGAAGAATGCCCAGTTTATGGCAACCTCAATCAGGAGATTTTAG ATGAATGTTGCTATGAACAAATGAAGGCCCACCCGCGGAGAAACGCTAATGAAGTAAAG GTGGACGCTGAAGGTCAGATGTGCTATGCCTCCCTCGATCACAGCATCAAGGAAAAACACAGGAAGCCTAGGAAAAAGAAAGCTCCTCCGTTAGAAGTGAATGAAGAAGAGATGCCATCTAAAAACAGCACCCTGGCTTCCCAAACTAGCATTTATCTCAACAGTGACCAGCTGGCCGCTGAAAATAAACCAACAGAGGAAGCCATTCATGATGACCCTATCAGACTGTTTGGCTTGATTCATGCAACATAG